CCATCTACTGCGACCTCAAGAACCTCCAGTACACCCTCATTGCCCCCTTCCGCGACGAGGGGGAAAACCCGTTTCTCAAGTTTGCCTCCCCGGTCGTCGATGCCCTGAGGCAGCTCGGAATAGACGCGGAGTTCACGGGTAGAAACGACATCACCGTGGAGGGCAAAAAGGTCTCCGGAAACGCCCAGTTCCGGTACGAGAACCGGGTGCTGCACCACGGGACGCTCCTGTTCGACGTGGACATGGAGGCCATCTCCAAGGCCCTGCGGCCCAACCCGGTCAAGCTCGTGAACAAGCAGATCCAGTCCGTCGCCAGCAGGATCGGAACGCTCTCCGAATACGTCCGCATGGACGTGCGGGCGTTCATGGAGTACCTGAAGGGACATTTCATGAAGCATTACGGCATCCGTGAGACGTACGTCCTCCGCGAGGACGAGCTGAGGGAGGTGCTGCGGATCAAGCGGGAGCGCTTCGACTCCCCAGCTTGGAACCTGGGGGTTCGGTATCGTTTCACCCACAGCTACGACGTCCACCACCCCTTCGGCATGATCGGGTACCGCCTTGAGGTCGCCGAGGGGGTTATCCGGCACGCGGAGATCCTGGGGGACTTCTTCGGGGACCGGGACATCTTCGAGCTGGCGCAGCGGTTGGAGGGAAACGCCCTGGAGCGTGGCGCCCTGGTTCGGTGCCTGGAGGGCATCCGGGCCGGGGACTACATCCACGGGATGGAGAACGAGGTGCTGATCGAGGACGTGACGACCGCTCGGACCACGGACGCGGCCTGAGGCCCGGACAGGAAGAATACAAGGAGGGGTAGGACCATGACAACCGCAAAGACAGCGGTACGCAAGCCCGAGTGGCTGAAGATCAAAATTCAGGGCGGCCGCCCGTTCCAGGAGGTCGAGGAGCTCCTGAGGGGCCTGCACCTGAACACCGTGTGCCAGGAGGCCAACTGCCCGAACCGCATGGAATGCTACGGCAAGAGGACGGCGACCTTCATCATCCTGGGCCGGAACTGCACGCGCAACTGCACCTTCTGTAACGTCAGCCGGGAGCTCCCCGACCCCGTGGACCCGCTGGAGCCGGAGCACGTCGCAAGGGCCGTCCGCTCGCTGAAGCTCCGCCACGCCGTCGTCACCTCCGTCACGCGGGACGACCTCCCCGATCAGGGCGCGGGGCAGTTCGCCGCCTGCCTCCGGGAGCTCCGGGCGCAGTGCCCGGACACAACCGTCGAGCTGCTGATCCCGGACATGCAGGGGCGCGAGGACCTGCTGGACATCATCCTGGCGGAACGCCCGGACGTCCTGAACCACAATGTGGAGACGGTGCCCTCCCTGTACTTCAAGGTGCGCCCCCAGGCAGACTTCGAGCGGTCCCTGGCCGTCCTCCGCTACGCGAAGGAGAAGGGCTTCAAGACGAAATCGGGCATCATGGTCGGGCTCGGCGAGCGGGAAGACGAGGTAATAGACGTCATGAAGCGGCTCAGGGAGGGGGACTGCGACATGCTGACCGTGGGGCAGTACCTCCAGCCGACCTCGCGGCACATCGCGGTGTACGAGTACGTCACCCCCGAGACGTTCGAGTTCTATCGCGTCAAGGCGCTGGAGCTCGGCTTCGCGCGGGTGGCCTCCGGGCCGTTCGTCCGCAGCTCCTACAAGGCCGAGGCGCTGTAGCTTTGGAGTACCGCGTTTCGTTCAAATCAATCCGAGGAATGCCCGAAACAACGCCTGGATGCAATTTATGATTCAATTAACCCGTTAATTGCTCCTACAATCGATCGTGTTGCAATTCGATGCTCGTTCCTCTGCCTCTATACGGCCTTGCCAGTTCGACGTCCGCCGACGAGGCGGACTGCAGGGTGCCGGCGTGCAGCGGGAGCTTTCGGTTGCTCAGCACCATCAGCCTTCCCGCGTCGTAAAGCACGTTGACCTCCTGCGGCAGGGGGGCAATAAGCGGTTGCTCGCTCCCTATCAACAGAAAGACCCGTTCTTTTCCCTCCCAGAGGAGGTGCAGCGCTGTGTCGTTCTCCACCTTCTGCTCCGCGAATCCCGGCATCAGCGGGCCGTTGACCGACACGGAGTCCTTTAGCGTGTAGAAGAACAGGGAGGGCCGGTTCATGGCGTACTGGGCCAGTACATAGCGCCCTGCCCCTCTCAAAGCCAGCCCCACCTCCCGCATGGAGGTGCTCTCCGCCAGGAGGTCGAAGACCCCGGCCAGGGGAAGGAGTGCCAGCATCGCCGCGGCGGAGAGGTTGCGCATCATCTTGGCCGACTGTCGCGTCCTGGCGTAATACCAGCTCGCAGCGCCGAACAGGACCAGGAAGACGGCCCAGGGAACGATGGAGAGCAGCGCGGACGAGAGGACGGGAAAGGCCCCGAGGAGCAGGAGCAGCCCGACGGTGAGGGCGAGCAGCAGGTAAATCAGGTTGAGCGCCACGGCGCCCTGCAGCACGCGGACCCGGTCCTTGTCCAGCCACTCGTCGAGACAGTCCCCGGTCAGCGCCGCCAGGGGCGCGAGGCAGGAGACGAGGGTCAGGGCGTCGCCCATGAACACCCCGAAGAGGAGGAGCACCCCCGCCCCGGTGAGCAGAAGGAGCCTCGGGCCCTCCGGGTTCAGCAGGTCCTCCCCGCTCCTCGGCCACGAGGCCGCGACCGCGCGCAGCAGGAACCCCGTCCAGGGAAGGCTCCCCACCGCCAGGACCGGCAGGGCGAAGGAGGCGGAGGGCAGGGCTGCGGGCGTACGGCAGAGCATCAGTGTCAGGGCCATCGGGTTCTCCAGGCGCAGCAGGAGCATGTAGCTCAGCACCAGCAACACCGTGACCGCGACGCCCGGCCCGTAAAGCAGGGATCGGGTCAGCACCTTGGGGTCGTCGGTCAGGGCCGAGTAAAGGTAAAGGCAGAGCCACGGCAGAAGGATGCCCTCCGGGCCGTGGACGATGAAGG
This sequence is a window from uncultured Fretibacterium sp.. Protein-coding genes within it:
- a CDS encoding lipoate--protein ligase translates to MLLIENPSTDPAYNHALEEYLLKNVREDVFMVWQNVPTILIGRNQDARCEYDADYAEEKGIRVVRRLSGGGTIYCDLKNLQYTLIAPFRDEGENPFLKFASPVVDALRQLGIDAEFTGRNDITVEGKKVSGNAQFRYENRVLHHGTLLFDVDMEAISKALRPNPVKLVNKQIQSVASRIGTLSEYVRMDVRAFMEYLKGHFMKHYGIRETYVLREDELREVLRIKRERFDSPAWNLGVRYRFTHSYDVHHPFGMIGYRLEVAEGVIRHAEILGDFFGDRDIFELAQRLEGNALERGALVRCLEGIRAGDYIHGMENEVLIEDVTTARTTDAA